The following proteins are co-located in the Streptomyces sp. NBC_01198 genome:
- a CDS encoding metallophosphoesterase: MGGTVVLLVLAMLFALPWWTLFASGVDWPFPVFLAGTAVFACWLVSFPFLMAAGHGRRRNDRAARFADSSLGVVWVLFSWSALGGLAHLVLIALGAGGADRARFVALAVAVVAAVLLAWGHHEAMRVPRVKRLDVRVPRLGGGLDGTRVVVLADTHFGPIDRARWSTRVAEAVNALEADIVIHAGDIADGTPAQRREQSAPLGTIRSRLAKVYVTGNHEYFGEAQGWLDRMADLGWEPLHNRHLVVEGGGDRLVLAGVDDVTAESSGLAGHRANLLGALAGADQDRPVLLVAHQPKYVTQAAAAGVDLQVSGHTHGGQIWPFNFLVRFDQPVVHGLSRHGERTQLYTSRGAGFWGPPFRVFAPSEITLLTLRSGGTSS, translated from the coding sequence CTGGGCGGGACCGTGGTCCTCCTCGTCCTCGCGATGCTGTTCGCCCTGCCCTGGTGGACGCTGTTCGCCTCCGGCGTCGACTGGCCGTTCCCGGTCTTCCTGGCCGGCACGGCCGTCTTCGCCTGCTGGCTGGTGTCCTTCCCCTTCCTGATGGCCGCGGGTCACGGGCGCCGGCGCAACGACCGGGCGGCGCGCTTCGCGGACAGCTCCCTCGGTGTGGTCTGGGTGCTGTTCAGCTGGTCGGCGCTGGGCGGCCTGGCGCACCTGGTGCTGATCGCCCTCGGCGCCGGCGGCGCCGACCGGGCCAGGTTCGTCGCCCTGGCCGTCGCCGTGGTCGCCGCCGTGCTGCTGGCCTGGGGACATCACGAGGCCATGCGCGTGCCGCGGGTGAAGCGGCTGGACGTCCGGGTGCCGCGGCTCGGCGGCGGTCTGGACGGCACCCGGGTCGTCGTGCTGGCCGACACCCATTTCGGGCCGATCGACCGGGCCCGCTGGTCGACGCGGGTCGCCGAGGCGGTCAACGCGCTGGAGGCGGACATCGTGATCCACGCCGGTGACATCGCCGACGGCACCCCCGCCCAGCGCCGGGAGCAGTCCGCGCCGCTCGGCACGATCAGGTCGCGGCTGGCGAAGGTCTACGTCACCGGCAACCACGAATACTTCGGCGAGGCCCAGGGCTGGCTCGACCGCATGGCGGACCTGGGCTGGGAACCGCTGCACAACCGGCACCTCGTGGTCGAAGGCGGCGGGGACCGCCTCGTCCTCGCGGGCGTGGACGACGTGACCGCGGAGTCCTCCGGCCTGGCCGGGCACCGCGCGAACCTGCTCGGCGCGCTGGCCGGCGCGGACCAGGACCGGCCGGTCCTGCTCGTCGCCCACCAGCCCAAGTACGTGACGCAGGCGGCTGCCGCCGGAGTCGACCTGCAGGTCTCCGGGCACACCCACGGCGGCCAGATCTGGCCGTTCAACTTCCTGGTCCGTTTCGACCAGCCGGTCGTGCACGGCCTGAGCAGGCACGGCGAGCGCACGCAGCTCTACACCAGCCGGGGCGCCGGTTTCTGGGGGCCGCCCTTCCGGGTCTTCGCGCCGAGCGAGATCACGCTGCTCACCCTGCGGTCCGGCGGCACTTCGTCCTGA